One Dethiosulfovibrio faecalis genomic region harbors:
- a CDS encoding PQQ-binding-like beta-propeller repeat protein encodes MKGFFALFYSSFMILSASLAWAETPIADRDLSQNISWHYKALHGITGDMATDGERLFFSDGSGNLYCLDGETGKLQWQRAFDVLLYGTPAVMKDRLYVGSGAGVVYCLSIVNGTTYWSKNLADAPDKLGSGGINSSLALHENALIAANLEGKVVRMDTQTGEERWRFKASREILSSPLIAPPFVYVGDHAGIFHALSLDSGKRTWGGSSGGPIDATPAYSNGVVYYCGWDGVLHAIRVKGVTPLWSFKADGAATTDIVLSEKRAYLGTSSGTLYCVGTENGASLWSIKMEGGIAASPMASQDRLYVPEQSGKLHCLNGNTGEEYWSIDLGSNLVSTPVISKGSIFIGTMDGSVYSIKEGR; translated from the coding sequence ATGAAGGGGTTTTTCGCACTTTTTTACAGCTCGTTTATGATCCTATCGGCGTCTCTTGCATGGGCCGAAACGCCTATTGCCGACAGGGACCTATCGCAAAACATATCCTGGCACTATAAAGCGCTCCACGGAATAACAGGAGATATGGCGACGGACGGAGAAAGACTATTCTTCTCCGACGGAAGCGGCAACCTCTATTGCCTGGACGGAGAAACCGGCAAACTTCAATGGCAGAGGGCTTTCGACGTACTGCTTTACGGAACACCGGCAGTCATGAAAGACAGGCTTTACGTGGGATCCGGAGCGGGTGTAGTGTACTGTCTATCGATCGTAAACGGCACCACCTACTGGAGCAAAAATCTAGCAGACGCTCCGGATAAGCTGGGATCAGGAGGAATAAACTCCTCTTTAGCACTACATGAAAACGCTCTTATAGCGGCCAATCTAGAGGGAAAAGTAGTTCGAATGGACACTCAAACGGGAGAGGAGAGATGGAGGTTCAAGGCCTCCAGAGAAATTCTGTCCTCCCCGCTGATAGCTCCTCCCTTTGTCTACGTAGGCGACCACGCTGGCATATTTCATGCTTTAAGCCTGGATTCGGGAAAAAGAACATGGGGCGGATCTTCAGGCGGACCTATCGATGCCACTCCTGCCTACTCCAACGGGGTAGTCTACTACTGCGGATGGGATGGGGTACTGCACGCCATAAGGGTAAAGGGAGTTACCCCCCTGTGGAGCTTCAAAGCCGACGGAGCAGCTACCACAGACATAGTTTTATCGGAAAAACGGGCCTATCTAGGGACGTCATCCGGAACCCTTTACTGCGTAGGAACCGAAAATGGGGCCTCCCTGTGGTCCATCAAGATGGAGGGAGGAATCGCCGCTTCTCCGATGGCCTCGCAAGACAGGTTATATGTCCCAGAACAAAGCGGCAAACTTCACTGTCTTAACGGGAACACCGGTGAGGAGTATTGGTCAATAGATCTAGGATCGAACCTGGTCTCCACTCCCGTGATCTCCAAAGGAAGTATTTTCATAGGTACCATGGACGGATCGGTCTACTCGATAAAGGAAGGGCGATGA
- a CDS encoding PDZ domain-containing protein gives MAIAEGGVLSGISFSTINGTVMVEDVESRSAAEDGGIIVGDRIVSVDGQDTSLAEEMDSYVEEKLAEGCSVIVEVEGSGKRRLVWIRLPKMSRSDSRFLDVYAHIREHWNNMVSVWDSACSLYYDVASGSEDEDLFRSSVLKDTGEIQRLRTVLIDTTIPSLPGPFWTELSRAKEFMEWTAFAMDEAIQNMALEVGNKNAVRRRMNSVRWGRSAVERHLSLAFRESGVVTERSFF, from the coding sequence GTGGCGATAGCTGAGGGAGGGGTGCTGTCTGGAATTTCGTTTTCTACGATAAACGGAACCGTGATGGTCGAGGACGTAGAATCTCGGAGTGCCGCAGAAGATGGCGGAATTATTGTTGGAGATCGGATCGTCTCCGTCGACGGTCAAGATACCTCGTTGGCGGAAGAAATGGATTCGTACGTGGAGGAAAAACTGGCCGAGGGATGTTCGGTTATAGTGGAGGTAGAGGGATCGGGAAAGCGAAGACTGGTTTGGATTCGCCTGCCCAAAATGTCCAGGTCTGACTCTCGGTTTTTGGATGTCTATGCCCATATCAGAGAACACTGGAACAATATGGTCTCCGTTTGGGACTCTGCTTGTTCCCTCTATTACGATGTTGCGTCTGGGTCTGAGGACGAGGATCTTTTTAGGTCGTCGGTCTTGAAGGATACAGGAGAGATTCAACGCTTGAGGACCGTTTTGATAGATACAACGATACCCTCTCTCCCTGGTCCTTTCTGGACGGAGCTTTCAAGGGCTAAGGAATTTATGGAATGGACCGCCTTTGCCATGGATGAGGCCATCCAGAACATGGCTTTGGAGGTGGGGAATAAGAACGCTGTTCGACGGAGGATGAACTCGGTCAGGTGGGGCCGTTCCGCCGTGGAGAGGCATCTTTCCCTTGCTTTTAGAGAATCCGGAGTGGTAACAGAA